The following are encoded in a window of Hemitrygon akajei chromosome 24, sHemAka1.3, whole genome shotgun sequence genomic DNA:
- the LOC140716043 gene encoding germ cell-specific gene 1-like protein, with translation MKVGARQRLHLSLVLSSLALISSTAAFASGYWCVGTHRVVKPLCRKAAASGDRREAETEIRGCLGHAAGNETAGELESYGWETGEDRFTFHAFHTGFWTSCEEGDERGRVKCRSFLQLTPESEQGVLWFAIVAEILYITLLSLGFSLLCFELACTRRSLVTLKTNSFAAIFTVLSGLLGMVGHMMYTTVFHVTVSLGPKDWKPQTWDYGWSFLLAWLSFSLCMASAVCSLNAYAKTEAQGRCGRQSLAGTSSCRTLASSPPHLLVLDPELAPFLWERSAFPTRGPAQDGEGQEGGEIEGGLSLSNDFPPHSPPDSLEE, from the exons ATGAAGGTCGGTGCCCGGCAGCGTCTGCACCTCTCGCTGGTGCTGAGCTCACTGGCCCTCATCTCCTCCACCGCCGCCTTTGCCAGCGGTTACTGGTGTGTCGGCACACACCGGGTGGTGAAGCCGCTCTGCCGGAAGGCAGCGGCGTCTGGCGACAGGCGGGAGGCGGAGACCGAGATCCGCGGGTGCCTGGGACACGCAGCCGGCAACGAGACCGCGGGCGAGCTGGAATCGTACGGCTGGGAGACGGGAGAGGACCGCTTCACCTTCCACGCGTTCCACACCGGCTTCTGGACCTCGTGTGAGGAGGGGgacgagagagggagag TGAAATGCCGGAGCTTCCTACAGCTCACACCAGAATCGGAACAGG GAGTCCTGTGGTTTGCCATCGTGGCTGAGATCCTCTACATCACCCTTCTGTCTCTGGGCTTCAGTCTGCTGTGTTTCGAACTCGCCTGCACCCGCCGCTCCCTCGTCACACTCAAGACCAATTCCTTTGCTGCCATCTTCACCGTCCTCTCGG GTCTGCTGGGAATGGTTGGACACATGATGTACACGACAGTTTTCCACGTAACTGTCAGCCTCGGTCCGAAGGATTGGAAGCCTCAAACATGGGATTACGGATGGTCATTCCT GTTGGCCTGGCTCTCATTTAGCCTCTGCATGGCCTCAGCTGTTTGCAGCCTCAACGCTTACGCCAAGACAGAGGCGCAGGGTCGCTGCGGCCGGCAATCATTAGCGGGAACCTCCTCCTGTCGCACCCTCGCTTCCTCTCCTCCGCACCTGCTGGTACTGGACCCCGAGCTCGCCCCCTTCCTGTGGGAGCGTTCCGCCTTCCCGACGCGTGGGCCGGCCCAGGATGGTGAGGGCCAGGAAGGGGGTGAGATTGAGGGGGGGCTCTCCCTGTCCAACGACTTCCCACCCCACAGCCCCCCTGACTCACTTGaggagtga